Genomic DNA from Setaria italica strain Yugu1 chromosome V, Setaria_italica_v2.0, whole genome shotgun sequence:
GCATGAATAGCACCAACTAATCAGAAGTATTAGTAGCGATTAGACTGGAATGTGAATGTAGAATGTGCTGGTATCAATATAATGGTTTATATCCACAGGATAGATTAGCTATGTTACAGATCACAATAGGTGCAGCAGAAAAATTACTTCAAAATTGTGCCCTATACTGTTTGTTAGCATTGTGGCACACCTGTTATTGACACAGTTTTTAGTAAAAATTTTATCACATATCTAGCAGATGGTTTGTCGATCACAAAAGGTGTGGCAACAAAGCAAGGCACCAAATGCTACTGATGTGCTATAAATTTTGCAGGACATTTGTTATCATTGTTTACAGATAATGGAAGAAAGTATCCTGGCCTCAGCATCGATTTGTTATCATTGTTCTTATATAAATGGAAAATGAACCGAAACATGAGGGGGAAAGGAACATGttcttattcttcttttttttttgcatgcgaGTAGTAAGGAGCAAAGAATAAGGTTTTGAAACCACCCTATAGTAACAGAGTAATGAACTTTATGAGGCTGCTAATGCATCAGTCTAGAGGCAATATAGGATATCGAGCAGAACTCTGGCAGAGGAAACACACCCATCCACCTGCTGCTCTGATCCGCTTGACCTCTTCAAGGGACGTTTTGTTGTTCCCGTATGGTCGATGAGAGCCGGTCAAAGCTTCAGGTCTTCCATCACGGGATATCACCTGCTAATCAAGATATAAAACTACCTTGTCATCATCACCAGAAAAGTAAGTTGTGGAGTCCTATTTTCACTTGAGAGGCATAACAACAGCATGATACTAGACAGGTAGAGAGAAATGTCGGTACCAAGCAAGAGTCCCCAATGTGCGAAACAACAAGGACATCGTTCCTGAGAAACATGGCCGTGGCCGTCGCGCCAGAGTCGTCGTCCTTCTCCATTTGCTCGAGCCTGAAGGGAAGCAAAAGCATAACAACATGTATAAACAAGCAGCAAGGAATTGACAAGCCAAAAGAGAAGGCAAGAAAAAACTATCCTACAAACTAGGAGCCTGACCAGGTGGAGAGCTTGGCGTCCACCGCAGCGAAGGCACGTTGGATGGAATCCGTAATGGCCTCGAGATTCTTGGTACTGAGTACCTTGCCACCGTCCAACGCCGCCGCGCACTCCTTGTACAGCTCGTCCCTGAACCGCCACGACCGTGAGCAAAGCAGCCAGGACGGAACTGCATTTAATTGGGTAAAAAAATAGTAAGGCAGTGGGTTGGGGGCGTGCCTGAGGAACTTGACGGCGGAGAAGCCAGCGTGGCCATCGAATACGGCAGCGAAGGAGAAGCCGTCGAGGAGGCAGCCCGTGCGGAGCACGACCTCGTCCTCCATCTCGTCGCGGGCGCCCTGCAGCTTGGCGCTGCCCCACTTGATGGCCTCCAGCTCCGACGACGGGGGCCCcgcggccgccacgccgcccgctgccgtcGCCTGGCACCGCGCGCCACGGCCGCAGCACCGGATCCCGACTGCGGctgtggcggcgccggcgccggcggtgaagGTGGAGGGCGGCAGCCGCGGCACGCGCGGGCTCAGCAGCGCCATTTTCGATTTGATCGTGCGCGGCGCTGGAGTTCGGTCGGGGAGGGATAAGAGGCGAGCGGCACCGCACACGAAATTTGCGTCTGCGGCGGAGGCTGCACCGTGGGTCTGCCACGTCACGTCGTTCGCTGCTAATCACTCGCTCTCTCCTGTCCAAAACACTCGTAGTCAGTCGACACCAGCGGCGACCTGGGGTAGTACAGGCACCTGCAATGCAACGTTCCTGCAGTACACACGTACCGTGATCTCATCTCGTACGGGTTACCCTTCTCTCTTCTCTGTCGAGAGTTGAAACAAGTTTATTTAGGGCGCTACTTTGGTAGCGCTTTTTAAAGTGATTCGTCATCGATTTTGGTTGAAATTCTACTGAAGGAACAACTTCAAAATACCTCTATCACCGAAGTCGAGAAGAAGGCACAAAACAGCTTACACTAAGGTCCTATTTGATAGAGCTCCAGCTCCTGCCAAAATAGCTCCGGCTCCTCTGGTGGAATGGCTTCTCTAGTGGAGCTGAAGTCGTTTTGGAAAACATCAGGTAAACCAGCTTTACAATGACAATATGGGTAATTTTATGGTCAATTAATACTTGGAGAGGGAGGaaaagccggtgaagccactatTTTGTGCTCCTTTTCTTAGTTTTCTTAGTATTAGCCGTTTTGTAGCTTCTCCCCGGCTTCGGTGGTGGAGCcattttgaagttgctcttttGGTAGGGGCTCCACCAAAAGTTGGTGGAGAAGCATTTTGAGAAGTCCTACCAAAAGACCCTAAAGAATCCATGTTGCCATTAATTACAAAAAAGTAGCTTCACcgacttcttctccctctcaagTATTAATTGACTACAAGTATCCATGTTACCATTGAGAAGCTATTTTACCTAACATTTTTCAAAACAACTTCAACTTCACTAGAGAAGTCACTCCACCAAAAGAGTCAGAGCTAGAGCCATTTTGGCAGgagctggagccctaccaaatggGATCTTACAGTTGAATGGTACGACTAGCGGCTTGCGAGAAAGTAAGAAGAGTTGTTCAGTATTGAATCTCACCCATCTTTATTTACCTTAAATTCTCGATCGACTACTATTATTCTTTTAAACATAATTAGAAGTAATGCGCACAAATATGCACGGAAGCTCACCCTCATGGATAATACATGCACAAAACGTTACCACTATGAGCACCCTTAAGAAATTGAACCAGCAAATTTAAACTAGCGTCTTGATGTAGATGGACATGTCACCTGTCATAAAAATAGCATCGgttaatttttaaaataaatttagaaaaatacgaGCATATTGCCGAATCGAGAACTCGAAGCTAGGTGAGCAAGTTTTACCATAAAACCTCACTCACTATGTTACGCTCAGTTCGTTATTGAGAAATAACATTGAAGTGCGCAAAGCTGTCCAATCCAGCTCGTCAAACCTGCAAGCTGGTGTCTATTGAAGTCCACAGCAACCCAGAGTCCAAACCTAACTCAACCACGTACCATGTGTTAAGTGTTATTATGCTTCTCATAATCAATTTAAAATATAGATAAAATCTAACTATGTCTTGTCTCACACATCGGATCAAACTCTTCTTCACGTAATATGATCTTAGAGCATTGTTTGCTGCATGACTTAAAGCATTATTCTAGGTTTTCAAGCCAAAATTAATATAAAATACTAGCCTAATTGATGCGTACCGTGTCACTTACATATGTAAGTTGTAATACCCTCAACTTCAATTTTTGAATTTCTATATAGAACTATACTTTTATTACACATCGAAATCCAACTCTTATTCATTGGACCATCCCACACAACCCATATAATCCTAGAGTCTACAGATACACACAAGAATCCGTGTAACTCTCGAGATAAGTTTGTTTTATACCATAAGCATCTTCGAGAGATTGACTTTGTTGTTGATGAGCATGCCGCCGATAATGCTGATTAATAAATcttgaaataaatctagaaaagtatAACTACTTGTGCTGAGTCGAGTGCCCAAAATTGGTCAGACAAGTTCCACCATAAGCAATTTTACTAGCTGACCTTAGTTCACATAAATATTCATGTGTTGATCAATCTTTCCAACAAGTCGGTGTAGCTGATCTGCTACCTACATTGTTCATGTGCATGTGCTCATCTATCTTTCTAACTAGTTTTTATTCAAACTTAAATTTTGTATGGTCTTTTTATTTGAATTATACATTTGTAAGGATGTTATCGGCAACAGCTGTAACTCTTCCTGGTTAGAGTGCTTTGAGAAACTTTTTTATTGAGAGGAAGGCATGGGTTTTATTTGCTCTGGGAAGGAAAAATAAGCATGTTGGTCCTTCAACTTTGCAAAGAGTAGATTGATGAGCATCCGCACACTAGCAACTATGGGGAAATTGAGGATGGGAATATGGACCTAAGGGCAAGGTTGACTTTTTGGAATAGTCTCATGCCATTATGGACTATCACATCAGTATAAGGATGAGTTTGACCCTAAAACAATAGTTGAGGGACTATGTTGGCGGATTCAAAAGTTGAGTGGATGATTTGATCCTCAGGGAAAAATTAAGGGATCAAAACGCCTGCTTTCTGGGAAGAGTTCACATGTTACATTGTCGATACATGGAGGATCATGGACCCAAACCTGGTTGGAGTGCTGCTGTACGTCGGAGATGTCTCTTGGACCAAATACCCAACAGCAAGACTATTAGCCCGGAAAGCCCACGTCGTGGCCCAACAGCCGTTTTCTTGCCCACGTCCGCGCACACGGTGGTCGGTCGCCGGTTGGCTGAGAGATCGGCCGCGGCAACTGGTGAGGGATCCGCAGCTCCAagctaccaccaccaccgccgccgcagcggcgcaTGCAGCAGCCGGTGCGACGATGGGTGAGCGAGACGCGCTTCCGCCGCTGCCCCTTGCCCTCGGCCCGCCGCATCTGATTCCGCCGGCGCCCACCCGCGACCCCCGCGCCATCGCCTTCCTCCCCGACCTCGGTGGCCTCTCTTGGGTCGCCTACGCCGCCGGATCCTTCCTCGTAGTATCCCACATCCCTTCCCCTTATCGGGATGACACCAGCGACGGCGCTGGGGACGACGGCTGCTCCCCGTTCTTCCGCCAGGTCATAGACCTCCGCGCCCCAGTGTCCGCCGTTGCCTGGTGCGGCAGCGGGAGCGgagaggtcgccgccgccgcagacaACTCCGTCTCCATCTTCCAGCCGGCGCCCGCTGCCTCTTCCCCAGGTTTGCTCTTGCGAGCCAGCTCCTCCAATTTTCATCTCATCGTTAGCTGGCTTACGCGGTTGTTGTGTGGCACGGCTCAGTGTTTGGAGATTGGAACCTGCAGGTTCTTTTGGTTGGCTCCTGAGATGGTCTATCACCGAGACATTTGCCATTACTGCTGTGGCATGGACGAGTGCGGGCGATGGCATTGTGGCAGTTGGCGCAGGTGTTTCCATGTGGACCAGAGCCCAGTCCTCCTGGCAGCTCGCCTGGAGGTCTATTCCGAAGGTGCCACAATCCCTTGTCTCCACTACCCGGTTTGTGCAGGGCCCTGTCGCGACAGTCGAAACTGTTGCTCCGGCTCAGTGCAGTGTGCCTGTTCTTGTGTTTCTGAGTGATGCCAAAAGGGGCCTGGAGCAAGCCGAGCTTGTGCACCCGCAGCCTGTTTGCATGATCCAGTGGCGACCCTGTTCGTTGTGTTTCAGTGATCGGTCTGAGGTCAGGAGAGAGATTCTCATGACTTGCTGCTTAGATGGGACTGTCCGGCTTTGGAGTGAAGATGAGTTGGTCAAGTCGAAGAAGCAGCGTGGTTTGCAAATCTCATTCAGCGTCATTGCAGTAATTGAGGCGAACAACACTCTGAATGGAGTCCTTGGAGTTGATATTACTGTCAGATGGTCTATGGAATCTGGTAGTGTTGTTTCGAGAGATGAAGAAGGTAAATTCGAGTTGTTTTCAGGTGATTCGAGGGAGAGCCAAGTTGGCAAATGTGAGTGGCTTGTGAGTGTTGGACCAGGGCCTTGTGTTAACTTTTGGGCTATTCATTGTCTGGATGATGTATTTCCACCGAGGTACCCACGGGTTACTTCATGGAAACAGAGCAAACTGCTGGGTAGCTGGGGGGAGTCTTATGTTAAATCAGATCCTCAAAAATATTTAGAGCAGTCAATTTTTGTTGAGGCTGTCATGTCAAGAAGGCTATGTTCTGGCCCACCTACAACATGCTCTTTGCTTCATTTGCTGCCTGATGATTCGTTTGTTTGGTCAGCCTTATCCAACAGCCTGGTACCTGATTCTGGGACCCATGTTTCAAATGGGTCTGCTAATAGTTTCTCATGTTGTTTGAACAAACCTGTCAAACAAGATGGGCATAAGGGTAGCATCAGACAGGTGTCTGTCCATCCGTATTGCTGTGAAATAGAGCTAGCCGTTTCAATGGATTCAAACAGAATGTTATTTTTCTGGTCTCTGTCAACCTTTTCAACTCTCATACCGACGTTGAATGCACCTACATATCCTTTATGGAATCTTTTGTGCAAATTTGATTTGCGTAACATTTCTGAAGATGTGCAATACTCATGCTTGTGTTGGGCGCCTTCTGTTAGTCATGATAATAGATTTCTTGTCCTTGGAGGTGAAAGTGGAGCTGATTGTTTCATAGTTGGAATTAAGAAAGAGGTTCTTTCATGCCAGAGGATTTTCACAATCCCCTTCCTTGGAGAGAGAAATGTAGAAGTTCCACCTGACAGCATTCATACCATACCATTGGCTTCTAAATGTAGTGGGTGTTTTGCGAACAACAGCTTTCTAGTAGTATGCATATGGAGGAAGAGCTTCCAAGCTTTCTCATGGAAAGTAGTCTTGCATTCGGAAAATCAATTTGACAGTGGAAGATGTTCGTGTGGTTTTGATGAGAGCTCTCTTTCTATCACAAGCCAAGGGAGGCATGTAACTTGCTTTAACAACGAAACTTTTTCAGCAGTTGTTTATGAAGCTTCTTCAGTTTTTCCTTCTAGCCTGGAGGGAGAATATCCCACATGCATTTCTGTAGTGCCGCTGAACAATACTGTCTTGCCTATACAACATGAACCTTACAGAGCTGTTCCAGGTTATCATATTGCTACTGGGTGCTCTGATGGCACTGTGAAACTTTGGAAGATGTCTTGTGCAGATAACCCTTTGCAGACTGAGAAAGAGAGTCACATCTGGGAACTAGTAGGCATGTATGGTGCTCACCGAGGACCAGTTAGTATGGTTGTACTGTCAAGTTGTGGTAGAATTGTTACTGTTTGCAGAAATTTGAAGAAGAATAGCACCTCTATTCATATCTGGGAAGCAGTTAAACTCATCGGGGATGGCAGTTTTCTGCTAGAAGATGCACTAATATTGCAAGACTATATTGTTGGTATAGAGGGGCTATCCTTAGGTGATGGACGATTTCTACTGGCAGTTTGTCTACCTAATGAGCTGTGTATATATTCTCATAAGCATGCTTCTGTCCAGAATGTGCTGCACAATGACAATTCAAAAGAAGAGCATCTTTGGAGCTGTATTGCATTATCACACTCTCATCATGACATTGCTGGCTTTCTTTGGGGGCCAAAGGCAACTATCACGCTTGTTCATGAGAACCATCTTTCACTCTTCAGTTCATGGTTAGTAACAGGAGCTGATGAGTACACTACCCAGATACGTGCTTGCCCAATATATGTGCATGATATGTTACCATGCGCTAACAATTTCAATGAAACTGCTTTTGGTAAATTCAAGTTACCAGAAAATTACAACAGCGGGACTATTGGTAGCAACAGTGTCTTGCGAACAGACCAAGATGATAGTCACTGTTCTCATAGTTTATGGAACTTGTTGGATATAGCTGATAAACTGAGTGGACCTGTGGCATCGTATCACCCAAGAGCACTTGTACAGTATCTTTATTCAGGTGTGGGTTTTCTGTATTTACCTTAAATATTTTCTCTCTCAATCTGCATTGATCGCAAGCTTTGTTAATATCATAGGAGATGGACTCCTGTTTTTTAAGACTCCATCCAATAAAAAAATAAGTGACATTTGGGGTGCGTGCACAAAACTTCCTTTTTTAAGATTTAGTCATAGATGTGTCTCTGAATACTTAGATTGGACATATGCAGATGGTAATATAGATTTACATGGGAAAGTACTATCGTACTATTATAATTTTACTAGGTTGTCTAAATATGACAAATTAGAAACTAGTAGCCATAGTTGTGGTTTTGAGACTGTTGTATTGCCCAGTAGAGTATCAGGCAAGATGGTAAATGTCTTTAGTGCTACTTTAATGAGTTTCAAGATGTCAGCATTAACCGCTGTTGAATTTTGAGATTTAGGCCAAGTTTGAGTGTGCTATGCTGTGATGCCATGTGGAGTCTGGAAAATTTTCTTAACACTGTGGCTCTTAAAAATAGTATCATTTTGTAGTACCCAAAAAGAGTATGATGAAATAAAACTGCAGATCGAAAAATCATTGCAGTGTGAAACTAAGCCTGATTGTGTTAGCTTGAAAAGCTGGCCCCTGCCTGTTCGTCAGACACTGACCTCAATGGAACTGCTGTGTCCTGGAATGTCCCAGTAAGTAAGCTTGATCAATCATAAATCGGAATGACCAGGTTTGAGGTCATGTGATCTTTTGAACCCTCCGATCTACAAATGTTGTTCGTGTGGTCTTTTGAACCCTCTGATCTACAATTATGCTAAATAGCTTTTATGGTACCATGGTAAAATGGCGCCATTAAACAACTCTATTATGGTTTCTTATAACAAGTCGTCCACTGTTGATAAGATATACACTATGATAAAGGCCTGAAGATTCTCTGGTCTTTCCTTGGATTACATTGCTTTGAGCTAAGTTGTTTGGTTGTGATTGAGTTGCCAATGCTGTAGTTACAGCCGGTTCAGCTGACAGCTAACGGCTCATTCAGGAATGTCTTTTCTTATGATATACCCTAGTCTTTGATTATTTCATTCCACAAGGTTTCCAGTACCCTTGCATAATTTATTTAAATATCCCATTTGCATCCTGTGTGATTGTGGAAATTATGTAGTATAGCTGAGTCATTGATTCTTTTGTTGCTTTTGTCTAGGTGAATGGAAACGTGTGAATGCTGCTCTGCAGCATCTTATCCAATCCATGAAAGCGAGTGAAGCATCAAAGGTCGTGCCAAAGTGCAGTTCATGCCGTAAATCATGCCACAGTATTCCAGAACTTCCTTTGTCTGAATACTTTGTAGCGACAACGTCCAACAACATTTCTAACAAAGATTTTCTGTGGGGTGATGATAGAAGTAACACAACCTTTAATTTGCTGTCACCTTCAAATTCATTTCTTTATGTGGATGGTAATTTAGGTTCGAACACTACCACTAGTGTGTCTCAAAACTCAGAGATAGTTGAGCTCCTTGATAAGAACTTCAGCATATATGGCATAAGTGACACTGAGAGAACTCAGATACTTGCAATTTCTGATCTTATGGTTGAAATCACTGATCAGAGCCGTTCCTCTCCCTACAAAAGCCTTGATGAAGCAGGAAGAAGGTAAGACAACTCTAAAATAATAACTTGTGCAAATTCATTGGTATTGTGTTACTAGAATCTAGAGGAGTAAGTGTTGGAAAGGGAGTGTTGGAAAGGGCTCATGCTACCTTATTTGGTTAAAGTAATTGATAATTTTGTTTCTCTCAAGGTTCTGGGTTGCTGTGCAGTTCCGACAGCTTCATGCTCTTAGGAGATCTGGATATTCATCTAGTAGTGAACGGCTCCATGTGGATTCTGCTTCGATAGCGTGGGCCTTCCAATCTGATTGTCAGGATGATCTACTTAATTCTGTGCTTCCTTTAGAGCCAACCTGGCCAGAGATGCAAAAGCTTGGTATAGGATTATGGCATACCAATGTGTCCCAGCTAAGAACAAGGGTACGTGGTTGCCAACAATCAGATGCTTCAGAACTATGCATTGTTTATATGCTTTTACAGGTGCTAATAAGAGAATGGATACAAAAGGAGTGCTAAACTAGAGCATTGTCTTAGTGTACTAAAAAAGCCCTTAGCCCCTTACTATGCACATCAAATGTGCCATGTTCTCAACCCGTGAAAGGGATCCTATTTTTTTCGTTAATGCAGAATCATGGATCCTTCTTTGACTGCTGGTGTCATACACCAAGTTTTTGTTTGGATGAGGGGAATTTCCTTGCCTCTCGAGAAAAACTGAATCCTAAGGATTCATATTGAATTCCCATCCCCCATATCCTAACAGGCACTATGGGTTTTCCTGCTTGCCTTGGTTGTAGTTAAAAGTTATGTCCCAGTTGTTCTTTTACATTTGAACCCCCATGCTTTTTCTCCTCCAACAAAGCCATTAAATTTGACTTGTCTATGATGTGGTACCTGACCTTCTCAAGTGATGGGCCACTGTTTTGTCATTTTTGTAATGTTTCTAGATTTTAGGAATTAAGTATTGAGGACTGCggtgatcctttttttttctgcccTATCTTTGAACACCATAATGAATGATTTTTACACTTGCAGTTGTCTGGATAATCACATGTGCTGATTGGTATGTCTGAAATTGTAGATGGAAAAGTTAGCAAGGTTGCAATATCTTAAAAGCAAGGACCCCAAGGATTGTGCTCTGCTCTACATAGCATTGAACAGAATAAAAGTGTTGGTTGGTCTCTTCAAGATTAGCAGAGATGAAA
This window encodes:
- the LOC101775296 gene encoding uncharacterized protein LOC101775296 isoform X2; its protein translation is MGERDALPPLPLALGPPHLIPPAPTRDPRAIAFLPDLGGLSWVAYAAGSFLVVSHIPSPYRDDTSDGAGDDGCSPFFRQVIDLRAPVSAVAWCGSGSGEVAAAADNSVSIFQPAPAASSPGSFGWLLRWSITETFAITAVAWTSAGDGIVAVGAGVSMWTRAQSSWQLAWRSIPKVPQSLVSTTRFVQGPVATVETVAPAQCSVPVLVFLSDAKRGLEQAELVHPQPVCMIQWRPCSLCFSDRSEVRREILMTCCLDGTVRLWSEDELVKSKKQRGLQISFSVIAVIEANNTLNGVLGVDITVRWSMESGSVVSRDEEGKFELFSGDSRESQVGKCEWLVSVGPGPCVNFWAIHCLDDVFPPRYPRVTSWKQSKLLGSWGESYVKSDPQKYLEQSIFVEAVMSRRLCSGPPTTCSLLHLLPDDSFVWSALSNSLVPDSGTHVSNGSANSFSCCLNKPVKQDGHKGSIRQVSVHPYCCEIELAVSMDSNRMLFFWSLSTFSTLIPTLNAPTYPLWNLLCKFDLRNISEDVQYSCLCWAPSVSHDNRFLVLGGESGADCFIVGIKKEVLSCQRIFTIPFLGERNVEVPPDSIHTIPLASKCSGCFANNSFLVVCIWRKSFQAFSWKVVLHSENQFDSGRCSCGFDESSLSITSQGRHVTCFNNETFSAVVYEASSVFPSSLEGEYPTCISVVPLNNTVLPIQHEPYRAVPGYHIATGCSDGTVKLWKMSCADNPLQTEKESHIWELVGMYGAHRGPVSMVVLSSCGRIVTVCRNLKKNSTSIHIWEAVKLIGDGSFLLEDALILQDYIVGIEGLSLGDGRFLLAVCLPNELCIYSHKHASVQNVLHNDNSKEEHLWSCIALSHSHHDIAGFLWGPKATITLVHENHLSLFSSWLVTGADEYTTQIRACPIYVHDMLPCANNFNETAFGKFKLPENYNSGTIGSNSVLRTDQDDSHCSHSLWNLLDIADKLSGPVASYHPRALVQYLYSGEWKRVNAALQHLIQSMKASEASKVVPKCSSCRKSCHSIPELPLSEYFVATTSNNISNKDFLWGDDRSNTTFNLLSPSNSFLYVDGNLGSNTTTSVSQNSEIVELLDKNFSIYGISDTERTQILAISDLMVEITDQSRSSPYKSLDEAGRRFWVAVQFRQLHALRRSGYSSSSERLHVDSASIAWAFQSDCQDDLLNSVLPLEPTWPEMQKLGIGLWHTNVSQLRTRMEKLARLQYLKSKDPKDCALLYIALNRIKVLVGLFKISRDEKDKRLYEFLSRNFQEERHKAAALKNAYVLMGRHQWELAIAFFLLGDDFSSAVNVCAKNLQDEQLAIVICRLVEGSGGPLERNLISNILLPHAVEKGDNWLSSLLEWILGNYCQSVNRLFGCHPELGIDESKILGGSNVFSDPEVGQYCAILSAKNVFRNCVGEAVSAKLSKFSFAMASCAMNKCGLPLEALECLCTNSGIDDKESINIPAGGDHKIFDGMLNPFSVSKNWLSSSVISDIVSNLKVTMASKYLSRLLRNHLFCSQCNASLSKDKVLNDYTSRQIEELTRDVTAVISIFDRRFSLKFADIAEKILIFCSHDSLLFIAYVLLWGCKSPDVSIDRHSLECCSLRPINYLLLVSFKESCKFLSRHVVYSSFMCFVLNMELTNITGCASKENRKYIMSGLSNYLNASRLLLRFDNGGKNILDNRSAMLTVMDLLEYIIEFSFSWLYCDIKALLIMINPILAASVKGESFQVLLDGLVHSMRHRSHDVPLNTEGGMSSASVHKIQLEKSENSNLSIDEKWNLIGASLWIRLTSVMQLYLREFVEKERLEHETGGSDSEFKGHFSSVAAKFAMDSIHFVSSSLVKVHASFLRKNLPTHSHSSVLFWLESSQQWSDSNGYDQLSRILQLANNENMEVLFSNLWEISVNSVDICNAFVNEGVKCFSLSSINVTRSWKDIRGTGVECKVSSTQRSGEEHKHGLSSNNNDQGQGFTDGASSNGEVFPETKRKESIVQKDFQSPRELLRRSGELLEAICLNSINDKQAAIATNRKGLVFFNWSEKKHCKNFAEYVWSGSDWPLDSWAGCESTPTPTFISSGAGLGRKKGSQPGSGGATIGLGSLAKPGRDLTGGGAFGIPGYAGIGASGFGWGEPEEFEDFVDPPATLGNIHSRALSRHPSLPLFLVGSSNTHVYLWEFGKDSAMATYGVLPAANIPPPYALASISAVQFDYYGQRFATAALDGTVCTWQVEVGGRSNIHPTDSSLCFDIHASDVSYVSASGSVIASAGSNSNGANVVIWDTLSPPGTCQTSIMCHEGQIWN
- the LOC101775296 gene encoding uncharacterized protein LOC101775296 isoform X3; translated protein: MGERDALPPLPLALGPPHLIPPAPTRDPRAIAFLPDLGGLSWVAYAAGSFLVVSHIPSPYRDDTSDGAGDDGCSPFFRQVIDLRAPVSAVAWCGSGSGEVAAAADNSVSIFQPAPAASSPGSFGWLLRWSITETFAITAVAWTSAGDGIVAVGAGVSMWTRAQSSWQLAWRSIPKVPQSLVSTTRFVQGPVATVETVAPAQCSVPVLVFLSDAKRGLEQAELVHPQPVCMIQWRPCSLCFSDRSEVRREILMTCCLDGTVRLWSEDELVKSKKQRGLQISFSVIAVIEANNTLNGVLGVDITVRWSMESGSVVSRDEEGKFELFSGDSRESQVGKCEWLVSVGPGPCVNFWAIHCLDDVFPPRYPRVTSWKQSKLLGSWGESYVKSDPQKYLEQSIFVEAVMSRRLCSGPPTTCSLLHLLPDDSFVWSALSNSLVPDSGTHVSNGSANSFSCCLNKPVKQDGHKGSIRQVSVHPYCCEIELAVSMDSNRMLFFWSLSTFSTLIPTLNAPTYPLWNLLCKFDLRNISEDVQYSCLCWAPSVSHDNRFLVLGGESGADCFIVGIKKEVLSCQRIFTIPFLGERNVEVPPDSIHTIPLASKCSGCFANNSFLVVCIWRKSFQAFSWKVVLHSENQFDSGRCSCGFDESSLSITSQGRHVTCFNNETFSAVVYEASSVFPSSLEGEYPTCISVVPLNNTVLPIQHEPYRAVPGYHIATGCSDGTVKLWKMSCADNPLQTEKESHIWELVGMYGAHRGPVSMVVLSSCGRIVTVCRNLKKNSTSIHIWEAVKLIGDGSFLLEDALILQDYIVGIEGLSLGDGRFLLAVCLPNELCIYSHKHASVQNVLHNDNSKEEHLWSCIALSHSHHDIAGFLWGPKATITLVHENHLSLFSSWLVTGADEYTTQIRACPIYVHDMLPCANNFNETAFGKFKLPENYNSGTIGSNSVLRTDQDDSHCSHSLWNLLDIADKLSGPVASYHPRALVQYLYSGEWKRVNAALQHLIQSMKASEASKVVPKCSSCRKSCHSIPELPLSEYFVATTSNNISNKDFLWGDDRSNTTFNLLSPSNSFLYVDGNLGSNTTTSVSQNSEIVELLDKNFSIYGISDTERTQILAISDLMVEITDQSRSSPYKSLDEAGRRFWVAVQFRQLHALRRSGYSSSSERLHVDSASIAWAFQSDCQDDLLNSVLPLEPTWPEMQKLGIGLWHTNVSQLRTRMEKLARLQYLKSKDPKDCALLYIALNRIKVLVGLFKISRDEKDKRLYEFLSRNFQEERHKAAALKNAYVLMGRHQWELAIAFFLLGDDFSSAVNVCAKNLQDEQLAIVICRLVEGSGGPLERNLISNILLPHAVEKGDNWLSSLLEWILGNYCQSVNRLFGCHPELGIDESKILGGSNVFSDPEVGQYCAILSAKNVFRNCVGEAVSAKLSKFSFAMASCAMNKCGLPLEALECLCTNSGIDDKESINIPAGGDHKIFDGMLNPFSVSKNWLSSSVISDIVSNLKVTMASKYLSRLLRNHLFCSQCNASLSKDKVLNDYTSRQIEELTRDVTAVISIFDRRFSLKFADIAEKILIFCSHDSLLFIAYVLLWGCKSPDVSIDRHSLECCSLRPINYLLLVSFKESCKFLSRHVVYSSFMCFVLNMELTNITGCASKENRKYIMSGLSNYLNASRLLLRFDNGGKNILDNRSAMLTVMDLLEYIIEFSFSWLYCDIKALLIMINPILAASVKGESFQVLLDGLVHSMRHRSHDVPLNTEGGMSSASVHKIQLEKSENSNLSIDEKWNLIGASLWIRLTSVMQLYLREFVEKERLEHETGGSDSEFKGHFSSVAAKFAMDSIHFVSSSLVKVHASFLRKNLPTHSHSSVLFWLESSQQWSDSNGYDQLSRILQLANNENMEVLFSNLWEISVNSVDICNAFVNEGVKCFSLSSINVTRSWKDIRGTGVECKVSSTQRSGEEHKHGLSSNNNDQGQGFTDGASSNGEVFPETKRKESIVQKDFQSPRELLRRSGELLEAICLNSINDKQAAIATNRKSMGCLSLRSYNYAATIVYQLSQPLSRALFSSTGVKRNIARILQNMSGLDLIGL